A DNA window from Cutaneotrichosporon cavernicola HIS019 DNA, chromosome: 2 contains the following coding sequences:
- the RPL16A gene encoding uncharacterized protein (Belongs to the universal ribosomal protein uL13 family) gives MLVTSTSDLALSLNTPPKMSSFSSQPIVIDGKGHLLGRLASTIAKQALSGQKVSVVRCEEINVSGSFFRNKLKYHAYLNKRHIVNPKKSGPFHFRAPSRILFKAVRGMIPHKTARGAAAIRRISLYEGVPPAQDKVKKMVVPSALRVLRLKPGRKYATLKRISHEVGWGYKDVVDRLEEKRKVKGQAYFERKEAARKLRVKAAANVPQNETLAKFGY, from the exons ATGC TGGTGACTTCGACGTCCGACTTGGCCCTATCCCTCAACACCCCCCCAAAA ATGTCGTCGTTCTCGTCTCAGCCCATCGTCATCGACGGCAAGGGCCaccttctcggccgcctcgcttCGACCATCGCCAAGCAG GCGCTCTCCGGCCAGAAGGTCTCGGTCGTCCGCTGCGAGGAGATCAACGTCTCGGGCTCGTTCTTCCGCAACAAGCTCAAGTACCACGCGTACCTTAACAAGCGCCACATTGTCAACCCCAAGAAGTCGGGTCCCTTCCACTTCCGCGCTCCCTCGCGCATCCTCTTCAAGGCTGTCCGTGGCATGATTCCCCACAAGACTGCCCGTGGTGCCGCTGCCATCCGCCGCATCTCGCTCTACGAGGGTGTCCCCCCCGCCCaggacaaggtcaagaagaTGGTTGTCCCCTCTGCGCTCcgcgtcctccgcctcaaGCCCGGCCGCAAGTACGCTACCCTTAAGCGTATCTCGCACGAGGTCGGCTGGGGCTACAAGGACGTTGTTGACCGTCTTGAGGAGAAGCGGAAGGTCAAGGGCCAGGCGTACTTCGAGCGCAAG GAGGCTGCTCGCAAGCTCCGTGTCAAGGCCGCTGCCAACGTTCCCCAGAACGAGACTCTCGCCAAGTTCGGCTACTAA
- a CDS encoding uncharacterized protein (Phosphoglycerate mutase family) has protein sequence MLEYIYICRHGFRLSDGSNWTSQHHHAPTGMDRDYPLAALGLNQAEDLGRFLSDPERTAPYPPPERVFSSPFYRCVQTALPTAQALTRRHDKIHPISLDHGVQEWYSTTREGTGLHPRPGGPDSMAPHFPEGMIDMDYTSTVYASRRGETLRGLHSRIGLFLDAWIARMDEAGVRSAVIFGHAATVIAMGRLLTGDMEREVTAGCAVTSLYRRAGPLGGCGQWEGVYDGRADYMPGGVERDWAFSNIELANGEVLEEPGDGRYHPPEDELPVGLAPGMERYLRRDGGSSEAIIGTKPATWSRL, from the exons ATGCTCGAGTACATCTACATTTGCAGACATGGCTTTCG TCTGTCGGACGGCTCGAACTGGACGAGCCAGCACCATCACGCCCCAACGGGCATGGACAGGGACTATCCT CTCGCAGCTCTAGGCCTCAACCAAGCCGAAGACCTTGGGCGTTTCCTCTCTGATCCCGAGCGAACGGCGCCCTACCCGCCCCCCGAACgcgtcttctcctcccccttctACCGGTGTGTGCAAACCGCCTTACCGACCGCACAGGCCCTTACTCGGCGACATGACAAGATTCACCCTATCTCCCTCGATCATGGCGTACAGGAATGGTACTCTACCACTCGGGAGGGGACTGGTCTCCACCCTCGTCCTGGTGGACCAGACAGCATGGCCCCCCACTTTCCCGAAGGTATGATCGACATGGATTACACGAGTACGGTGTATGCGTCTCGCCGGGGCGAGACTCTACGCGGCCTCCACTCGCGAATTGGGCTTTTCTTGGATGCGTGGATTGCACGAAtggacgaggcgggcgtACGTTCGGCGGTGATATTCGGGCACGCCGCAACGGTCATTGCCATGGGTCGCCTGTTGACCGGCGACATGGAACGTGAAGTGACGGCCGGATGCGCTGTTACTTCTCTGTATCGTCGCGCAGGTCCGTTGGGAGGATGCGGACAGTGGGAAGGCGTATATGATGGCCGCGCGGATTATATGCCTGGAGGAGTTGAACGGGATTGGGCA TTCTCTAATATCGAGCTCGCGAATGGagaggtgctcgaggagccAGGAGATGGGCGGTACCATCCtcccgaggacgagttgcCGGTCGGATTGGCGCCGGGAATGGAACGATACCTCCGCAGAGATGGGGGTAGCTCCGAGGCTATTATCGGTACCAAGCCGGCGACTTGGTCGCGGTTGTAG
- the RPL32 gene encoding uncharacterized protein (Ribosomal_L32e) gives MNPTSDRRKAGSLPKMASTIPIVKKRTKTFKRHQSDRYHSVKESWRKPKGIDNRVRRRFSGQTPMPKIGYGSNKKTRHLIPSGHKEVLVNNVRDLELLLMHSGKYAAVVAHGVSSKKRIEIVARAKILGVKITNVAAKLRTEEA, from the exons ATGAATCCAACCTCCGATCGGCGCAAGGCTGGGTc TCTA CCAAAAATGGCGTCGACCATCCCTATTGTCAAGAAGAGGACGAAGACGTTCAAGCGTCACCAGTCGGACCGCTACCACTCCGTCAAGGAGTCGTGGAGGAAGCCGAAGGGTATTGACAACCGC GTTCGTCGCCGCTTCTCGGGCCAGACCCCCATGCCCAAGATCGGTTACGGCTCGAACAAGAAGACCCGTCACCTCATCCCCTCGGGCCACAAGGaggtcctcgtcaacaacgTTCgtgacctcgagctccttctcaTGCACTCGGGCAAGTACGCCGCTGTCGTCGCCCACGGCGTCTCGTCGAAGAAGCGCATCGAGATTGTTGCGCGTGCCAAGatcctcggcgtcaagATCACCAACGttgccgccaagctccgcACCGAGGAGGCTTAG
- a CDS encoding uncharacterized protein (AdoMet dependent proline di-methyltransferase), with protein sequence MHSPKRLRPNVGSALRQGPPGPDFAKGVKYWDTIEASVDGVLGGFGNGPVPHIDQLSSRLFILSLLPQLATFANPLTPEPPARPPYRLTALDVGAGIGRVTNTVLLPLFDDVVLAEPVAHFIGEAHRAASSGEWRELPRLSGRVRDEAEAKEVSRRTAEWKRSRGKRVWFVQAGLQSLDPAFPARGNATEGLVGEALEGEGVFGEGETAVEYDVVWCQWCLGHMSHGDLVAFLRRAKNALRAPSIDMEDEYAAPLIVVKENCCEDGPDGRASEFLDEEDSSLTRSNGKWLEVFHEAGLQVVKEEVQQGLPDELFVVKTWALR encoded by the exons ATG CACTCGCCCAAGCGCTTGCGCCCCAACGTCGGGTCCGCCCTCCGCCAGGGCCCTCCAGGCCCCGACTTCGCCAAGGGTGTCAAGTATTGGGACACGATCGAGGCGAGCGTCGACGGTGTCCTCGGCGGCTTTGGAAACGGC CCAGTACCGCATATCGACCAGCTGAGCTCACGActcttcatcctctccctcctgcCGCAACTCGCGACCTTTGCGAACCCGCTCACGCCCGAACCACCTGCCCGCCCACCGTACCGCCTCACGGCccttgacgtcggcgcgggTATAGGGCGCGTGACGAACacggtcctcctcccgctgttcgacgacgtcgtcctcgccgagccgGTCGCCCACTTCATCGGCGAGGCGCACCGTGCCGCCAGCTCGGGGGAATGGCGCGAGCTCCCACGCCTGAGCGGACGGGTCAgggacgaggccgaggcgaaGGAGGTGTCACGCAGGACGGCCGAGTGGAagcgctcgcgcggcaAGCGCGTTTGGTTCGTCCAGGCTGGTCTGCAGAGCCTTGACCCCGCTTTCCCGGCTCGTGGGAACGCGACCGagggcctcgtcggcgaggcactcgagggcgagggcgtgtttggcgagggcgagactGCCGTCGAGTACGATGT GGTGTGGTGCCAGTGGTGCTTGG GACACATGTCGCATGGCGATCTCGTTGCGTTCCTGCGCCGCGCAAAGAATGCTCTGCGCGCCCCATCTATCGATATGGAAGACGAGTACGCCGCGCCCCTCATTGTCGTCAAGGAGAACTGCTGCGAGGACGGGCCGGACGGGCGCGCCAgcgagttcctcgacgaggaggactcGAGCCTCACTCG GTCGAACGGCAAGTGGCTCGAGGTCTTCCATGAGGCCGGGCTGCaggtcgtcaaggaggaggtgcagCAGGGGCTGCCTGACGAGCTGTTTGTCGTCAAGAC CTGGGCGCTGCGGTAG
- a CDS encoding uncharacterized protein (Triose-phosphate Transporter family), which translates to MSTAPSYHSSSNSTSASPPESPSLQTPGQLSPRFPSMTDIGAGPLGHKSSNSIGLSFSRNDNVPSTVDLSDDIPIRQALSPRLNGSVAYTSSAEASNAVHPRGHLPRLQTERGLLPGRPLTPPSEPSTPRERRDSPAYSDSPYTDAFPLSDANSVRAYASQDEANGQAGFIGSTPYWLGMYFFFNLGLTLFNKVVLVSFPFAYTLTGLHALSGCAGCYIALERGAFTPARLTQRENIILGAFSVLYTINIAVSNISLQLVTVPFHQVVRAATPLFTIFITAVLLRQKISAMKIVSLLPVVAGVGFATYGDYYFTTWGLILTLLGTFLAALKTVVTNLIQTGAGGRLKLHPLDLLMRMSPLAFVQCVFYSWYTGELERVRRYGATQMTRTKAIALLINGMIACGLNIVSFTANKKAGALTMTVSANCKQVLTIALAVVLFNLHITITNGIGICLTLCGGAWYAFVEYKEKQKRQKTTNKLSQKS; encoded by the exons ATGTCTACCGCTCCCTCGTaccactcgtcgtcgaacaGCACCTCGGCATCGCCTCCGGAGAGCCCCAGCCTACAGACCCCAGGCCAGCTTTCGCCGAGATTTCCATCCATGACGGACATTGGAGCTGGCCCGTTGGGGCACAAGAGCTCCAACTCTATCGGGCTCAGCTTCTCCCGTAACGACAATGTCCCCTCGACCGTCGATCTGTCGGACGACATCCCCATCCGTCAGGCCTTGTCTCCTCGCCTGAACGGATCGGTAGCGTACACCAGTTCTGCCGAGGCCTCCAACGCCGTCCATCCCCGGGGACACTTGCCACGACTCCAGACGGAAAGGGGCCTACTCCCCGGGAGGCCTCTAACGCCCCCGTCGGAACCTTCCACCCCTCGCGAGAGGAGAGACTCGCCGGCGTACAGCGACTCGCCGTACACTGACGCTTTTCCGCTCTCGGATGCTAACAGCGTCCGCGCCTATGCGTCACAGGACGAGGCCAATGGCCAGGCGGGCTTCATCGGTTCGACGCCGTACTGGCTCGGCATGTACTTCTTCTTCAATCTGGGACTCACCCTGTTCAACAAGGTGGTATTAGTCTCCTTCCCTTTCGCTTAC ACTTTAACTGGGTTACACGCGCTTTCTGGCTGTGCCGGCTGCTACATTGCTTTAGAGCGGGGTGCCTTT ACTCCTGCACGGTTGACCCAGAGGGAAAacatcatcctcggcgcATTCTCCGTGTTGTACACGATCAACATTGCTGTCAGCAACATTTCGTTGCAGCTAGTCACTGTGCCC TTCCACCAAGTGGTTCGTGCTGCGACGCCGCTGTTTACGATTTTCATCACTGCTGTTCTTCTGCGCCAAAAGATCAGCGCCATGAAGATTGTCAGCTTGCTGCCAGTTGTTGCCGGCGTCGGGTTCGC AACCTACGGTGACTACTACTTCACGACATGGGGCTTGATCCTTACCCTTCTGGGCACGTTCCTTGCTGCGCTCAAGACCGTGGTAACGAACCTCATTCAGACGGGCGCAGGCGGCCGCCTCAAACTC CACCCCCTTGACCTTCTTATGCGCATGTCGCCACTTGCTTTCGTCCAATGCGTCTTCTACAGCTGGTACactggcgagctggagcgcgTGCGCCGGTATGGGGCGACGCAGATGACACGCACAAAGGCCATCGCCCTCTTGATCAATGGCATGATCGCTTGCGGCCTCAACATTGTCTCCTTCACCGCAAACAAGAAGGCTGGTGCTCTCACCATGACCGTCTCGGCAAACTGTAAGCAGGTCCTTACAATTGCGCTTGCGGTCGTCCTCTTCAATCTCCACATTACCATCACGAACGGTATCGGCATCTGCCTCACCCTCtgtggcggcgcgtggtACGCGTTCGTCGAGTACAAGGAGAAACAGAAGCGGCAGAAGACGACCAACAAGCTCTCACAGAAGTCTTGA
- a CDS encoding uncharacterized protein (ETC complex I subunit conserved region), producing MFRATRPLFYAAQALKETTGIVGLPVHKNPLPALKSLYTETLTGLAALPASSVYRQATEALTKNRMAIVERAGEDISSAERELGTIVEIAIEEAKIEKHLLGQMGEWKAWEPLEEKPEPNQWRYFDPTGDSL from the exons ATGTTCCGTGCCACCCGCCCACTGTTCTACGCCGCCCA GGCACTCAAGGAGACCACCGGCATCGTGGGCCTTCCGGTGCACAAGAACCCCCTTCCGGCGCTCAAGTCGCTCTATACCGAGACGCTAAccggcctcgccgctctccccgcgtcgagcgtgtACCGCCAGGCAACGGAGGCGCTGACGAAGAACCGCATGGCAATCGTGGagcgcgccggcgaggacaTTTCCTCAGCGGAGCGTGAGCTCGGCACCATTGTCGAGATCGCGATTgaggaggccaagatcGAGAAGCACCTCCTTGGCCAGATGGGCGAGTGGAAGGC CTGGGAgccgctcgaggagaagccCGAGCCCAACCAGTGGCGGTACTTTGACCCCACTGGCGACTCGCTGTAA
- a CDS encoding uncharacterized protein (VRR_NUC) has protein sequence MNTPPPPDIVLPPPESPASKRIRRDSLPAVEDVALTDEGVPEEVERGRESMYVRLFKEMIQTVLEAESYLFSARELWVLKHILDLPYEPLYLLTRLLLRRRGKVHPIASIAPTYSGELGEEGVKRAARTLCGRLDIPMGIRDQTDEESLSFNFWGAPNGTPKGKSSAPGNAWSDLPTGLSAEEERADPDLAETIRQSLWTEKYGVLRSTNANGSTSCASTSTSTSASISLPTAQASSTITGIEGMFETPDVQRPILSLAHDEAELCLDDIMSCVSADDLRRVARARKVPPQLLVTRESVMKALGNIARNQTTLSFTPVDRKGKGKGGSPARSLTPVMSTSERLVLAQLMPYLGGQVIQVDRSLFTLISRVNLIFSRTPPTSAHSPALILPPILVSSHRRQYPDYGTPTRSVIWRTRRELLEWEHAVHYEALVSEVLGDNWAEQRRGGGPPQSLWRGQSLSRMDSAKLVRRVWENVWPMWMKMVAGKDGEPINEKQEQGVLAGDRFKTAHVLTRIVAKGADALGILHEYDLECEVLRALLLQRRWRRGKRGAWYDRLALVYMTHYKMSEAQKLEKLEEATQVCIDGLLDPGTHLIYRPRLSHRLTRLENRLNLPADERHISGMPVQSVSNGWRDSANMGLDDGSQKNTPLQQVGKSAWIGREGEVTVEGWVLEWWEDKGYEGYHAESSILTTLFALLMWPVLFHPLPGAFETYYQTAPLDLGEDTFARARASMIDEHLTKMESTDTALAMLRETDKRERELGTWAVGLSWDFGRRELEEILTCIGGHAMALICRMLSEEYRHRASGVPDLIVWNYDKREARFVEVKGPGDQLSETQKIWIDFLLSAGVAVEVCRVKAKEDAEGRPVIATKRTDSGRRKRAAARPQPEPIVVDDSDDDKEDNEWQHESGDEGKPKGHWARPGEGKRARR, from the exons ATGAacacccctcctcctccagacATTGTCCTTCCGCCGCCAGAATCGCCCGCATCCAAGCGGATACGACGCGACTCTCTACCAGCCGTGGAAGATGTCGCGCTGACGGACGAAGGCGTGCCGGAGGAGGTAGAGCGGGGACGC GAGTCGATGTACGTGCGGCTCTTCAAGG AAATGATCCAGACCGTGTTGGAGGCCGAGTCATACCTGTTCTCGGCCCGCGAGCTGTGGGTTCTCAAGCACATCCTTGACCTTCCCT acgaGCCTCTTTACCTCCTCACGCGTCTGCTCCTCCGGCGGCGGGGAAAGGTGCACCCCATAGCCTCCATCGCGCCGACGTACTCGGGCGAGttgggcgaggaaggtgtcAAACGCGCAGCAAGAACATTGTGCGGGCGCCTTGACATTCCCATGGGCATCCGCGACCagacggacgaggagtCGTTGTCGTTTAACTTCTGGGGCGCACCAAACGGAACACCCAAAGGGAAGTCGTCTGCGCCCGGCAACGCATGGTCCGACCTGCCTACCGGCTTGagtgccgaggaggagcgtgcCGATCCCGACCTGGCAGAGACGATCCGCCAGAGTCTCTGGACCGAGAAATACGGCGTTCTCCGGTCCACGAATGCCAATGGGTCAACCTCTTGCGCATCGACCTCCACGTCAACTTCTGCTTCGATCTCGCTGCCCACTGCGCAGGCTTCATCCACGATAACCGGCATCGAGGGGATGTTCGAAACCCCGGATGTCCAGAGGCCGATCCTATCGCTTGCgcacgacgaggccgagctctgCCTCGACGACATTATGTCATGTGTGTCGGCCGACGACctgcggcgcgtcgcgcgggCGCGCAAGGTCCCCCCCCAGTTACTCGTCACGCGCGAGTCGGTCATGAAGGCACTCGGCAATATTGCCCGCAATCAGACAACGCTCTCGTTTACGCCGGTTGAccgcaagggcaagggcaagggggGCTCTCCTGCGCGATCCCTTACACCCGTCATGTCGACATCGGAACGTCTCGTCCTTGCACAGCTCATGCCTTACCTAGGCGGGCAGGTCATTCAGGTTGACCGGTCGCTTTTCACGCTCATCTCGCGCGTCAACCTCATCTtctcgcgcacgccgccAACTTCAGCCCACTCCCCGGCCCTCATCCTTCCACCCATCCTCGTCTCCTCCCACCGTCGACAGTACCCCGATTACGGTACACCTACACGCTCGGTCATCTGGAGGACTCGACGCGAACTGCTCGAATGGGAGCACGCGGTGCATTACGAGGCACTCGTGTCGGAGGTCCTTGGCGACAACTGGGCGGAGCAGCGTCGCGGTGGCGGGCCTCCGCAGTCGCTGTGGCGCGGTCAATCACTGTCGCGAATGGACAGTGCCAAGCTCGTGCGTCGGGTCTGGGAGAACGTGTGGCCAATGTGGATGAAAATGGTCGCGGGCAAGGACGGGGAGCCAATCAACGAGAAGCAGGAGCAAGGCGTGTTGGCGGGAGACCGCTTCAAGACCGCTCATGTCCTCACACGAATCGTAGCGAAG GGTGCGGATGCGCTCGGCATACTGCACGAGTATGACCTCGAATGCGAAGTCCTTCGCGCATTGCTCCTACAGCGACGGTGGCGCCGTGGCAAGCGAGG CGCATGGTAtgaccgcctcgccctcgtctATATGACACACTACAAGATGTCCGAGGCGCAGAAGTTGGAGaagctggaggaggccaCCCAAGTTTGCATCGatggcctcctcgacccgGGCACACATCTCA TCTACCGGCCACGCCTGTCCCATCGCCTTACCCGACTCGAGAACAGACTCAACCTTCcggccgacgagcgacACATCTC TGGCATGCCCGTACAGTCTGTCTCCAATGGTTGGCGAGACTCGGCCAACATGGGCCTGGACGACGGCTCGCAGAAGAATACTCCGTTGCAGCAGGTAGGCAAAAGTGCATGGATTGGGCGTGAAGGGGAGGTGACTGTGGAGGGTTGGGTGCTCGAGTGGTGGGAGGACAAGGGATACGAAGG CTACCACGCCGAATCGTCCATTCTTACGACACTGTTCGCGCTGCTCATGTGGCCTGTACTGTTTCACCCACTCCCGGGCGCCTTCGAGACGTATTATCAGACGGCTCCTCTGGATCTCGGTGAGGACACATTTgcccgcgctcgcgcgtcgATGATCGATGAGCATCTCACGAAGATGGAGTCGACCGACACAGCGCTCGCGATGCTTCGCGAAACTgacaagcgcgagcgcgagttgGGAACCTGGGCCGTAGGCCTCAGCTGGGACTTTGGCCGgcgtgagctcgaggagatccTAACCTGCATAGGCGGGCACGCCATGGCACTCATTTGCCGCATGCTGTCAGAGGAGTACCGCCATCGCGCTAGCGGTGTCCCGGATCTCAT tgTCTGGAACTATGACAAGCGTGAGGCGCGCTTTGTCGAGGTCAAAGGACCCGGTGACCAACTCTCGGAAACCCAGAAGATCTGGATTgacttcctcctctccgccggCGTTGCGGTCGAAGTCTGCCGTGTCAAGGCGAAAGAGGACGCTGAGGGCCGACCAGTAATAGCGACCAAGCGCACCGACTCGGGTCGCAGAAAGCGTGCAGCGGCAAGACCGCAACCGGAACCTATCGTAGTGGACGACAGCGAtgacgacaaggaggacaaTGAGTGGCAGCACGAGTCAGGGGATGAGGGCAAGCCGAAAGGGCACTGGGCGAGGCCTGGAGAGGGTAAGCGAGCACGAAGGTAG